One stretch of Planococcus sp. PAMC 21323 DNA includes these proteins:
- a CDS encoding class I SAM-dependent methyltransferase — translation MSQHYYSKNPQTKSNPREWTDVLRGEKFRFQTDAGVFSKNEVDFGSRLLIETFQESAIDGPVLDVGCGYGPIGMTVAKISPQKQVHMVDVNIRAIELAKINVEKNDISNVKIYESDGLSAVDVSGFSAILTNPPIRAGKETIFRFYEEAAEKLADGGSLWVVIQKKQGAPSTQVKLEELFEEVKVVDKNKGYFIFEARKV, via the coding sequence ATGTCTCAACATTATTATTCCAAAAATCCTCAAACAAAAAGCAATCCTCGAGAGTGGACAGACGTACTGCGAGGCGAGAAGTTCCGATTCCAGACCGATGCTGGCGTTTTTAGTAAAAACGAAGTTGATTTTGGTTCGCGACTATTGATTGAGACATTCCAAGAATCTGCTATAGATGGACCGGTACTAGATGTTGGTTGCGGTTATGGGCCAATCGGAATGACGGTCGCAAAAATATCTCCTCAAAAACAAGTTCATATGGTAGATGTCAATATACGGGCCATTGAGTTGGCCAAAATAAATGTAGAGAAAAACGATATATCAAACGTTAAAATCTATGAAAGTGATGGGTTAAGCGCTGTTGATGTTAGTGGTTTTTCTGCAATTTTAACAAACCCGCCAATACGGGCAGGAAAAGAAACGATTTTTCGTTTTTATGAAGAAGCAGCTGAGAAACTAGCAGATGGTGGATCGTTGTGGGTAGTTATCCAGAAAAAGCAGGGTGCTCCTTCTACGCAGGTGAAATTAGAAGAACTTTTCGAAGAAGTAAAAGTGGTAGATAAGAACAAAGGTTACTTTATTTTTGAAGCTCGAAAAGTTTGA
- the rpoB gene encoding DNA-directed RNA polymerase subunit beta, translating to MVGQLVQYGQHRQRRSFSRISEVLDLPNLIEIQSSSYEWFLEEGLREMFRDISPIEDFTGNLSLEFVDYSLAEPKYPVDESKERDVTYAAPLRVKVRLHNKETDEVKEQDVFMGDFPLMTETGTFVINGAERVIVSQLVRSPSVYFHDKTDKNGKKGFGATVIPNRGAWLEYETDAKDVVYVRIDRTRKLPVTVLLRALGFGSDQEIIDLLGDNEFLQNTLEKDNTESTEKALLEIYERLRPGEPPTVESAKSLLYSRFFDPKRYDLANVGRYKMNKKLHIKNRLFNQTIAETLADPETGEILVEAGTLIDRRVLDRLIPNLENGVGFHTVSQVGGVLEGEVTLQSIKIYAPNNEDQKEITVISNAYIEDKIKNVTPADIISSISYFFNLLYGVGNTDDIDHLGNRRLRSVGELLQNQFRIGLSRMERVVRERMSINDTQAIVPQQLINIRPVIASIKEFFGSSQLSQFMDQTNPLAELTHKRRLSALGPGGLTRERAGFEVRDVHYSHYGRMCPIETPEGPNIGLINTLSTFAKVNKFGFIETPYRRVDSETGLVTEQIDYLTADEEDNYVVAQANSKLNDDGSFVEEGIVARFRGENTIYKRGSIDYMDVSPKQVVSVATACIPFLENDDSNRALMGANMQRQAVPLLNPEAPFVGTGMEHLAARDSGAAVVAKHDGIVEFVEAKEISVRRIENVDGSEVRGDLDTYRLQKFVRSNQGTSYNQRPIVKVGDRISKRDILADGPSMERGEMALGRNVLVAFMTWDGFNYEDAIIMSERLVKDDVYTSVHIEEYESDSRDTKLGPEEITRDIPNVGEDALRNLDDRGIIRVGAEVKDGDILVGKVTPKGVTELTAEERLLHAIFGEKAREVRDTSLRVPHGAGGIVLDVKIFNREDGDELPPGVNQLVRAYIVQKRKISVGDKMAGRHGNKGVISRILPEEDMPFMPDGTPVDIMLNPLGVPSRMNIGQVLELHLGMASRSLGIHMASSVFDGANEEDVLETMEESGMPRDGKTILYDGRSGEAFDNRVSVGIMYMIKLAHMVDDKLHARSTGPYSLVTQQPLGGKAQFGGQRFGEMEVWALEAYGAAHTLQEILTVKSDDVVGRVKTYEAIVKGESVPEPSVPESFKVLIKELQSLGMDVKMLTIDDEEIELRDLDEEEDLQPADSLNILPIADTEAPVGTID from the coding sequence TTGGTAGGTCAACTAGTTCAGTACGGTCAACATCGTCAACGCAGAAGTTTTTCGAGAATCAGTGAAGTGCTGGATCTTCCGAACTTGATTGAAATTCAATCATCATCTTATGAATGGTTTCTCGAAGAAGGACTTCGCGAAATGTTCCGAGATATCTCGCCGATTGAAGATTTCACAGGAAATCTATCGCTCGAGTTTGTTGATTACAGTCTCGCGGAACCGAAGTATCCAGTCGATGAATCGAAAGAGCGCGACGTAACTTATGCAGCACCTTTGCGTGTGAAAGTACGTCTGCACAACAAAGAAACAGATGAAGTAAAAGAGCAAGATGTCTTCATGGGAGATTTCCCGTTAATGACAGAAACAGGTACGTTTGTTATCAACGGAGCAGAGCGCGTTATCGTTTCCCAATTGGTTCGTTCTCCAAGTGTTTATTTCCATGACAAGACAGATAAAAATGGTAAAAAAGGCTTTGGAGCAACTGTTATTCCAAACCGTGGAGCATGGTTGGAATACGAAACAGATGCAAAAGATGTTGTCTATGTCAGAATTGATCGCACACGTAAATTGCCGGTAACGGTTCTTTTAAGAGCGCTTGGTTTTGGATCTGACCAAGAAATCATCGATTTACTTGGAGATAACGAATTTCTTCAAAACACACTTGAAAAAGATAATACAGAAAGCACAGAAAAAGCGCTTCTTGAAATTTATGAGCGTCTGCGCCCTGGTGAGCCACCGACAGTTGAAAGTGCAAAGAGCCTGTTATACTCACGCTTTTTCGACCCAAAACGCTATGACTTAGCAAATGTTGGTCGCTATAAAATGAACAAAAAGCTTCACATTAAAAACCGTCTTTTCAATCAAACAATTGCCGAAACGTTGGCAGATCCTGAAACAGGCGAAATTTTAGTTGAAGCAGGCACATTAATTGACCGTCGTGTACTTGATCGTTTAATTCCAAACTTAGAAAACGGTGTTGGTTTCCACACAGTTTCTCAAGTAGGTGGGGTTTTAGAAGGTGAAGTTACTTTGCAATCGATTAAAATTTATGCGCCAAACAATGAAGACCAAAAAGAAATCACTGTTATAAGCAATGCTTATATAGAAGATAAGATTAAAAATGTAACACCAGCTGATATCATTTCTTCTATCAGTTACTTCTTTAACCTTCTTTACGGTGTTGGAAACACAGATGATATCGATCATCTTGGTAATCGTCGTTTACGTTCAGTAGGCGAACTTTTACAAAACCAATTCCGTATTGGACTATCTCGTATGGAACGCGTAGTGCGTGAACGTATGTCGATTAATGATACACAAGCAATCGTTCCTCAGCAATTGATCAATATCCGTCCGGTTATTGCATCAATTAAAGAGTTCTTCGGTAGTTCTCAGCTTTCTCAGTTCATGGATCAAACAAATCCATTAGCTGAATTGACACACAAACGCCGTCTGTCGGCTCTTGGGCCCGGTGGTTTAACGCGTGAACGCGCAGGCTTTGAAGTACGTGACGTTCACTATTCACATTATGGTCGTATGTGTCCGATTGAAACGCCTGAGGGCCCGAACATTGGATTGATCAATACACTTTCGACATTTGCGAAAGTAAACAAGTTTGGTTTCATTGAAACTCCTTATCGTCGCGTAGATTCTGAAACAGGTCTTGTTACTGAACAAATTGATTACTTGACCGCTGATGAAGAAGATAACTATGTAGTAGCTCAAGCCAACTCGAAATTGAATGACGATGGATCATTCGTCGAAGAAGGCATTGTGGCACGTTTCCGCGGAGAAAACACAATTTACAAACGCGGCAGCATTGACTATATGGACGTTTCTCCTAAACAGGTCGTTTCTGTAGCAACAGCTTGTATCCCGTTCCTTGAAAACGATGACTCTAACCGAGCATTAATGGGAGCGAACATGCAACGTCAAGCGGTTCCGTTATTAAATCCAGAAGCTCCTTTCGTAGGAACTGGGATGGAACATTTGGCGGCGCGTGATTCTGGTGCAGCTGTCGTAGCAAAACATGATGGTATTGTAGAATTTGTGGAAGCTAAAGAAATCTCAGTACGCCGCATTGAAAATGTGGATGGTAGTGAAGTCCGAGGCGACCTTGATACGTACCGATTGCAAAAATTCGTTCGTTCTAACCAAGGAACAAGTTATAACCAACGCCCAATCGTTAAAGTTGGAGACCGTATTTCTAAACGCGATATTCTAGCCGATGGACCTTCAATGGAACGCGGAGAGATGGCATTAGGAAGAAACGTATTGGTTGCCTTCATGACATGGGATGGTTTTAACTACGAAGATGCAATTATCATGAGTGAACGTTTAGTGAAAGACGATGTTTACACATCTGTTCATATTGAAGAGTACGAGTCTGATTCACGAGATACAAAACTAGGACCAGAAGAAATTACGCGCGACATCCCGAACGTTGGAGAAGACGCATTACGTAATTTGGATGACCGTGGAATTATCCGTGTCGGAGCTGAAGTAAAAGATGGAGATATTCTTGTTGGTAAAGTAACACCTAAAGGAGTTACAGAACTAACTGCTGAAGAACGTCTTTTACATGCTATTTTCGGCGAAAAAGCACGCGAAGTTCGCGATACTTCATTGCGAGTGCCTCACGGTGCTGGCGGTATTGTATTGGATGTTAAAATCTTCAACCGTGAAGATGGAGATGAACTACCACCGGGTGTTAATCAGTTAGTCCGCGCATACATCGTTCAGAAACGTAAAATTTCTGTTGGTGATAAAATGGCCGGACGTCACGGAAACAAAGGTGTTATTTCAAGAATTCTACCTGAAGAAGATATGCCGTTTATGCCTGATGGCACGCCAGTCGACATTATGTTGAACCCACTTGGTGTACCTTCTCGTATGAATATTGGTCAGGTACTTGAATTGCATCTTGGAATGGCTTCTCGTTCACTTGGAATTCATATGGCTTCGTCTGTATTTGATGGAGCGAATGAAGAAGATGTGTTGGAGACAATGGAAGAGTCAGGTATGCCACGTGATGGTAAAACGATTCTCTATGATGGCCGTTCTGGTGAAGCATTCGATAACCGTGTGTCTGTAGGAATCATGTACATGATCAAACTTGCCCACATGGTTGATGATAAATTGCACGCTCGTTCAACTGGGCCGTACTCATTGGTTACACAACAGCCATTGGGTGGTAAAGCACAATTCGGTGGACAACGTTTTGGTGAGATGGAAGTATGGGCACTTGAAGCATATGGTGCTGCACATACATTACAAGAAATCTTAACAGTGAAATCGGATGATGTTGTAGGTCGTGTGAAAACTTATGAAGCAATTGTTAAAGGTGAAAGTGTACCGGAACCAAGTGTACCGGAATCATTTAAAGTTTTAATCAAAGAGCTTCAAAGTTTAGGTATGGACGTTAAAATGTTAACGATTGACGATGAAGAAATTGAGTTGCGCGATTTGGATGAAGAAGAAGATCTTCAACCAGCAGACTCATTAAATATCTTGCCGATTGCAGATACAGAAGCACCGGTTGGAACAATTGATTAA
- the rpoC gene encoding DNA-directed RNA polymerase subunit beta', which yields MIDVNNFEYMKIGLASPDKIRSWSYGEVKKPETINYRTLKPEKDGLFCERIFGPTKDWECHCGKYKRVRYKGVVCDRCGVEVTRSKVRRERMGHIELAAPVSHIWYFKGIPSRMGLILDMSPRSLEEVIYFASYVVIDPADTPLEKKQLLSEKEYRAYRDKFGKKFQAAMGAEAIKRLLQEIDLERETDSLKEELKTAQGQRRTRAIKRLEVVESFRNSGNNPDWMILDVLPVIPPELRPMVQLDGGRFATSDLNDLYRRVINRNNRLKRLLDLGAPSIIVQNEKRMLQEAVDALIDNGRRGRPVTGPGNRPLKSLSHMLKGKQGRFRQNLLGKRVDYSGRSVIVVGPNLKMYQCGLPKGMAIELFKPFVMKELVERGLAHNIKSAKRKIERLHSEVWDVLEDVIKEHPVLLNRAPTLHRLGIQAFEPTLVEGKAIRLHPLVCTAYNADFDGDQMAVHVPLSSEAQAEARLLMLAAQNILNPKDGKPVVTPSQDMVLGNYYLTLERKGATGEGATFSGPEEVMIAYQTGHVHLHTRIAIQAGAVNNPTFTEEQNKMLLLTSVGKIIFNEILPKSFPYINEPTDFNLQVETPAKYFVATTTDIRKHIEEAELVTPFKKKILGEIIAEVFKRFHITETSKMLDRMKSLGFKYSTQAGITVGVSDIVVLPDKGEILISAQENVDKVMKQFRRGLITEEERYARVISYWSNAKDIIQGKLMASLDNLNPIFMMSDSGARGNASNFTQLAGMRGLMANPAGRIIELPIKSSFREGLTVLEYFISTHGARKGLADTALKTADSGYLTRRLVDVAQDAIVRENDCGTDRGLLVGALMEGTEVIEELDERIVGRHAKKTIRHPETKEIIVAKDELITQDLTRLIVEAGIKEVTIRSAFTCNTKHGICKKCYGTNLATGDEVEVGEAVGIIAAQSIGEPGTQLTMRTFHTGGVAGDDITQGLPRIQEIFESRNPKGQAVISEITGTVTEIEEIREGQKEVTIQGDVETRKYLAPYNARIKVQVDDAIVRGEVLTDGSIDPKQLLQVKDVQAVQVYLLKEVQKVYRMQGVEIGDKHVEVMVRQMFRKVRVIEAGDTELLPGSLLDIHQFTEANVKAVLEGNLPATSRPVILGITKASLETESFLSAASFQETTRVLTDAAIKGKRDELLGLKENVIIGKLVPAGTGMQRYRQIKIAQSEKAAQQEIVGTES from the coding sequence TTGATAGATGTTAATAATTTTGAGTATATGAAAATCGGATTAGCGTCACCCGATAAAATTCGCTCATGGTCTTATGGAGAAGTCAAAAAGCCAGAAACAATCAATTACCGTACATTAAAACCTGAAAAAGATGGTTTGTTCTGCGAACGAATTTTCGGTCCTACAAAGGATTGGGAATGTCATTGCGGTAAATACAAACGTGTTCGTTATAAAGGCGTTGTCTGTGATCGTTGTGGCGTTGAAGTTACACGTTCAAAAGTTCGTCGCGAGCGCATGGGACATATTGAATTAGCAGCTCCTGTTTCACACATTTGGTATTTCAAAGGGATTCCGAGCCGTATGGGACTTATCTTAGATATGTCACCGCGTTCACTTGAAGAAGTTATTTACTTTGCTTCTTACGTAGTAATCGATCCTGCGGATACACCGCTTGAAAAGAAACAGCTTTTATCTGAAAAAGAATACCGCGCATACCGTGATAAGTTTGGTAAGAAATTCCAAGCTGCTATGGGAGCAGAAGCAATCAAACGTCTATTACAAGAAATTGACCTTGAACGCGAAACGGATTCTTTAAAAGAAGAGTTGAAAACAGCTCAAGGCCAACGTCGCACACGTGCGATCAAACGTCTTGAAGTCGTAGAATCATTCCGTAATTCAGGAAACAATCCTGATTGGATGATCTTAGATGTGCTACCTGTTATTCCACCTGAACTTCGTCCGATGGTTCAATTAGACGGCGGTCGCTTTGCGACTTCTGATTTAAATGATCTTTATCGTCGCGTAATCAACCGGAACAACCGTTTGAAACGTCTTTTGGACCTTGGTGCACCAAGCATTATTGTTCAAAATGAGAAACGTATGCTTCAAGAAGCTGTTGATGCTTTGATTGATAATGGCCGTCGTGGTCGTCCGGTTACTGGACCAGGTAACCGTCCGTTGAAATCTCTTTCTCATATGTTAAAAGGTAAACAAGGACGTTTCCGTCAAAACCTTCTTGGTAAACGAGTAGATTATTCAGGCCGTTCAGTAATTGTTGTTGGACCTAACTTGAAAATGTACCAATGTGGTTTACCAAAAGGAATGGCAATCGAATTGTTTAAACCTTTTGTTATGAAGGAATTGGTTGAACGTGGATTGGCTCATAACATCAAGAGTGCAAAACGTAAAATTGAACGTCTTCATTCTGAAGTTTGGGATGTATTAGAAGATGTAATCAAGGAGCATCCGGTTCTATTGAACCGAGCACCAACTCTTCACAGACTAGGTATCCAGGCATTTGAACCGACACTTGTTGAAGGTAAAGCAATCCGTCTACATCCGCTTGTATGTACTGCATACAACGCCGATTTTGATGGTGACCAAATGGCTGTTCACGTACCTTTATCATCTGAAGCACAAGCTGAAGCGAGATTACTAATGCTTGCAGCTCAAAACATTTTGAATCCAAAAGACGGAAAACCTGTTGTAACACCATCTCAGGATATGGTTTTAGGAAACTATTACTTAACGCTTGAGCGTAAAGGTGCTACAGGAGAAGGCGCTACTTTCTCAGGACCTGAAGAAGTCATGATCGCTTATCAAACAGGCCATGTGCATTTGCATACACGTATTGCGATTCAAGCTGGAGCTGTTAACAACCCGACGTTCACAGAAGAACAAAACAAAATGCTTTTATTGACATCTGTTGGTAAAATTATTTTCAATGAAATTCTGCCGAAGTCATTCCCATATATTAATGAACCGACTGACTTTAACTTGCAGGTGGAAACACCAGCGAAATACTTTGTTGCTACAACAACGGATATTCGCAAGCATATTGAAGAAGCAGAACTTGTAACGCCATTTAAAAAGAAAATTCTTGGTGAGATCATCGCAGAAGTATTTAAACGTTTCCATATTACGGAAACTTCGAAAATGCTTGATCGCATGAAGAGCCTTGGATTTAAATATTCGACTCAAGCCGGCATCACTGTTGGTGTGTCAGATATTGTAGTTCTTCCAGACAAGGGAGAAATTTTAATTAGCGCGCAAGAAAACGTTGATAAAGTAATGAAACAATTCCGCCGTGGATTGATTACAGAAGAAGAGCGATATGCACGCGTCATTTCATATTGGAGTAATGCAAAAGATATCATTCAAGGTAAACTGATGGCATCTCTTGATAACTTAAACCCAATCTTTATGATGAGTGATTCCGGTGCTCGTGGTAATGCTTCCAACTTTACGCAGCTTGCGGGTATGCGTGGATTGATGGCCAACCCGGCTGGACGTATTATCGAACTTCCGATTAAATCTTCTTTCCGTGAAGGATTAACAGTACTTGAGTATTTCATCTCTACCCACGGTGCTCGTAAAGGTCTTGCCGATACAGCATTGAAAACGGCCGATTCTGGTTACTTAACTCGTCGTTTAGTAGATGTTGCACAAGATGCAATCGTCCGCGAAAATGATTGTGGAACAGATAGAGGCTTATTGGTTGGAGCGTTGATGGAAGGTACAGAAGTAATTGAAGAGCTTGATGAGCGTATTGTTGGTCGTCATGCTAAGAAAACAATTCGCCATCCAGAAACAAAAGAAATTATTGTAGCAAAAGACGAATTGATCACGCAAGACTTAACTCGTCTGATTGTAGAAGCGGGTATTAAAGAAGTTACCATTCGTTCTGCATTTACATGTAATACAAAACACGGTATTTGTAAGAAATGTTACGGCACAAACTTAGCAACTGGAGACGAAGTTGAAGTGGGCGAAGCAGTAGGTATTATTGCAGCTCAATCAATCGGTGAGCCAGGAACTCAGCTTACGATGCGTACATTCCATACAGGTGGGGTTGCAGGAGACGATATTACTCAAGGTCTTCCGCGTATCCAAGAAATATTTGAGTCGCGTAATCCTAAAGGTCAAGCGGTTATTTCTGAAATTACAGGGACAGTTACTGAAATCGAAGAAATTCGCGAAGGTCAGAAGGAAGTAACGATTCAAGGTGATGTTGAAACACGTAAATATCTAGCTCCATACAATGCGCGCATCAAAGTTCAAGTAGATGACGCTATTGTACGAGGCGAAGTATTAACGGATGGTTCAATCGATCCGAAACAATTACTTCAAGTAAAAGACGTTCAAGCTGTTCAAGTTTATCTATTGAAAGAAGTTCAAAAAGTATACCGTATGCAGGGTGTAGAAATCGGTGATAAGCACGTAGAAGTTATGGTTCGTCAAATGTTCCGTAAAGTTCGCGTAATTGAAGCCGGTGATACAGAATTGCTACCAGGTTCACTATTGGATATTCACCAGTTTACTGAGGCTAATGTTAAAGCGGTTCTAGAAGGTAACTTACCAGCGACAAGTCGTCCTGTAATTCTAGGGATCACAAAAGCTTCTCTTGAAACAGAATCATTCTTATCAGCCGCATCTTTCCAAGAAACGACTCGTGTCTTAACAGACGCAGCAATCAAAGGAAAACGTGATGAGCTTCTAGGATTGAAAGAGAACGTTATTATCGGAAAACTTGTTCCAGCTGGAACAGGAATGCAACGTTACCGTCAAATTAAAATTGCTCAAAGTGAAAAAGCGGCGCAGCAGGAAATTGTCGGTACAGAATCATAA
- the rpsL gene encoding 30S ribosomal protein S12: MPTINQLVNKPRKPKSTKSGSPALNKGYNSFKKSQTNVTSPQKRGVCTRVGTMTPKKPNSALRKYARVRLTNQIEVNAYIGGEGHNLQEHSVVLLRGGRVKDLPGVRYHIVRGALDTAGVTGRMQSRSKYGTKRPKAKK; the protein is encoded by the coding sequence ATGCCTACAATTAACCAATTAGTTAACAAGCCTCGTAAACCAAAGAGCACTAAATCAGGTTCACCAGCCCTAAACAAAGGGTATAACAGCTTTAAAAAGTCTCAAACTAACGTTACATCACCACAGAAACGTGGAGTATGTACTCGTGTTGGTACGATGACACCTAAAAAACCAAACTCCGCATTGCGTAAATATGCGCGTGTACGTTTGACGAACCAAATTGAGGTTAATGCTTACATCGGCGGCGAAGGTCACAACCTTCAAGAGCACAGTGTAGTTCTTCTTCGCGGCGGACGCGTAAAAGATTTACCGGGTGTACGTTACCATATCGTACGTGGAGCACTTGATACAGCTGGAGTTACTGGCCGTATGCAAAGCCGTTCTAAATACGGAACTAAACGCCCTAAAGCAAAAAAATAA
- the rpsG gene encoding 30S ribosomal protein S7, whose translation MPRKGPVAKRDVLPDPIYNSKLVTRLINKMMVDGKRGTSQKILYGAFELVKERSGKDPIEVYEQALTNVMPVLEVRARRVGGANYQVPVEVRPERRTTLGLRYLVNYSRLRGEKTMEERLANEILDAANNTGAAVKKREDIHKMAEANKAFAHYRW comes from the coding sequence ATGCCTCGTAAAGGTCCTGTAGCTAAACGCGACGTGTTGCCAGATCCAATTTATAATTCGAAATTGGTGACACGCTTAATTAATAAAATGATGGTTGACGGAAAAAGAGGTACTTCACAAAAAATCTTATACGGAGCGTTTGAGTTAGTTAAAGAACGCAGCGGTAAAGATCCAATTGAAGTATACGAACAAGCATTAACTAATGTTATGCCAGTTCTTGAAGTACGCGCTCGCCGTGTTGGTGGAGCTAACTATCAAGTACCGGTTGAAGTTCGTCCTGAACGCCGTACAACTTTAGGTTTACGTTACCTTGTTAACTATTCACGTCTTCGTGGAGAGAAAACAATGGAAGAACGTTTGGCTAATGAAATTTTAGATGCTGCTAACAACACTGGTGCAGCTGTTAAGAAACGTGAAGATATTCATAAAATGGCGGAAGCAAACAAAGCATTTGCTCATTACCGCTGGTAA
- the fusA gene encoding elongation factor G, with protein sequence MAREFSLDKTRNIGIMAHIDAGKTTTTERILYYTGRIHKIGETHEGASQMDWMEQEQERGITITSAATTASWKEHRVNIIDTPGHVDFTVEVERSLRVLDGAVTVLDAQSGVEPQTETVWRQATTYGVPRIVFINKMDKIGADFLYSVGTLHERLQANAHPIQLPIGAEDEFSAIIDLVEMNARFYANDLGTEITEGEIPEEYKELAEEWHTKLVEAVAELDEELMEKYLSGEEITVEELKAGIRKGTLDVEFYPVVCGTAFKNKGVQLMLDAVIDYLPSPLDVPPMTGVLPDSDEEVLRKPDESEPFSALAFKVMTDPYVGKLTFFRVYSGSLKSGSYVQNSSKGKRERVGRILQMHANSREEIAEVYCGDIAAAIGLKDTSTGDTLSDEKHQVILERMVFPEPVISLSVEPKSKADQDKMGQALAKLQEEDPTFRAHTDQETGQTIIAGMGELHLDILVDRMRREFNVEANVGEPQVSYRETFRQSAKVEGKFVRQSGGRGQFGHVWIEFSPNEEGAGFEFENGIVGGVVPREYIPAVEAGLRDSLDNGVIAGYPLIDIKARLFDGSYHDVDSNEMAFKVAASMALKNAISKVNPVLLEPIMRVEVVIPEEYLGDIMGDITSRRGRVEGMDARGNAQVVRAMVPLAQMFGYATSLRSNTQGRGVFSMHFDHYEEVPKSISEEIIKKNKGQ encoded by the coding sequence ATGGCTAGAGAGTTCTCCTTAGACAAAACACGTAATATCGGGATCATGGCACACATTGATGCTGGTAAAACGACTACTACGGAGCGTATTTTATACTACACAGGTAGAATCCACAAAATCGGGGAAACACATGAAGGTGCTTCTCAGATGGACTGGATGGAGCAAGAGCAAGAGCGTGGAATCACAATCACTTCTGCTGCAACTACTGCTTCATGGAAAGAACACCGCGTTAACATCATCGATACTCCTGGACACGTAGACTTCACTGTAGAAGTTGAACGTTCATTGCGCGTACTTGATGGTGCAGTTACAGTTCTTGATGCTCAATCAGGTGTTGAGCCTCAAACTGAAACAGTTTGGCGTCAAGCTACAACTTACGGTGTTCCACGTATCGTATTTATTAACAAAATGGATAAAATCGGTGCTGATTTCCTTTACTCTGTAGGTACATTGCACGAACGCCTACAAGCAAATGCTCACCCGATCCAATTACCAATCGGTGCAGAAGATGAGTTCTCAGCTATTATCGATTTAGTTGAAATGAACGCACGTTTCTACGCAAATGATTTGGGAACTGAAATTACTGAAGGTGAAATTCCTGAAGAATACAAAGAGCTTGCTGAAGAGTGGCACACTAAATTAGTGGAAGCTGTTGCTGAGCTTGATGAAGAATTAATGGAGAAATACCTTAGCGGTGAAGAAATTACTGTTGAAGAACTTAAAGCTGGTATCCGTAAAGGAACATTAGACGTTGAGTTTTATCCAGTAGTTTGTGGTACTGCATTTAAAAACAAAGGGGTTCAATTAATGCTTGATGCAGTAATTGATTACCTACCATCTCCATTAGATGTACCACCGATGACTGGTGTTCTTCCAGACTCGGACGAAGAAGTATTACGTAAGCCTGACGAAAGCGAACCATTCTCTGCGTTAGCGTTTAAAGTAATGACAGATCCATATGTAGGGAAGTTAACTTTCTTCCGCGTATATTCTGGATCACTTAAATCTGGATCATATGTTCAGAACTCTTCTAAAGGTAAGCGTGAGCGCGTAGGACGTATTCTACAAATGCACGCAAACTCTCGTGAAGAAATTGCTGAAGTGTATTGCGGAGATATTGCTGCTGCTATCGGTCTTAAAGATACATCTACGGGTGATACTTTAAGTGACGAGAAACACCAAGTAATTCTTGAGCGTATGGTATTCCCAGAACCAGTTATTTCTCTTTCTGTAGAACCTAAGTCAAAAGCAGACCAAGATAAAATGGGTCAAGCTCTTGCTAAATTACAGGAAGAAGATCCAACTTTCCGTGCGCATACTGACCAGGAAACTGGCCAAACAATCATCGCGGGTATGGGTGAACTTCACCTTGATATCCTAGTTGACCGTATGCGTCGTGAATTCAACGTAGAAGCTAACGTGGGTGAACCTCAGGTATCTTACCGTGAGACATTCCGTCAGTCTGCTAAAGTTGAAGGTAAATTCGTACGCCAATCTGGTGGACGTGGACAATTCGGACACGTTTGGATTGAATTCTCTCCAAACGAAGAAGGAGCAGGTTTTGAATTTGAAAATGGTATCGTTGGTGGTGTTGTTCCACGTGAATACATCCCAGCAGTTGAAGCGGGTCTTCGCGACTCTCTAGACAACGGTGTTATTGCCGGATATCCATTGATTGATATCAAAGCTCGTTTGTTCGACGGATCTTACCATGATGTTGACTCGAATGAAATGGCATTTAAAGTAGCTGCATCTATGGCGCTTAAAAATGCAATCTCTAAAGTAAACCCGGTTCTTCTTGAGCCAATTATGCGCGTTGAGGTTGTTATCCCTGAGGAATACCTTGGAGATATCATGGGTGACATTACGTCACGCCGTGGCCGTGTAGAAGGTATGGACGCTCGTGGAAACGCGCAAGTTGTTCGTGCTATGGTACCACTTGCACAAATGTTCGGTTATGCAACTTCATTGCGTTCAAATACGCAAGGTCGTGGTGTGTTCTCAATGCACTTTGATCACTATGAAGAA